From the Meriones unguiculatus strain TT.TT164.6M unplaced genomic scaffold, Bangor_MerUng_6.1 ChrUnknown_unordered_Scaffold_114, whole genome shotgun sequence genome, one window contains:
- the LOC110543541 gene encoding putative protein FAM90A13P, producing MKEIQHHIWKKTLKTQELLSCSAKKSKPTTPDSAIKQETHMKIQDHKAVPAQKVQSKPRGPMTQKVPPWQEENIMVKCRECGAFGHTARSRRCPIKYGQKLLDPQPLGARKEKENQDPRRTQGLQKPGPISQAKTEKKPSQVTGQRGDEQQRKAPFQKLPMDPQRRGQHINLVHPKMPVFSPGNTKKSVTNQIQITVSRARKSPGKRMCPGNPGAIQSSDASCILPSRQEEGQNMAVPGVSQPVFRQGGGNTASQDLLHQKLRGVSHQQPIVVPKRNGVSEAFHTESEAQGPGVKTQRSQHAALHQGRQNPELSFWTPGEKASWQPTLPSQKSSKRLRVNSTSAPEESNASTVLKACRDRQSLPIANRLGLKDAVPVSKKIAAQLPSTDQEQLPSRPALVSATPYAESSQPSTSHAVRQSLRMVFTRLNGDCWSSRFLTVSPALAHEKQTAPWEGPAFLEKGEAARSQVPVSVLYEDLQVSSSSEDSDGQ from the exons ATGAAAGAAATCCAGCACCATATTTGGAAAAAGACCCTGAAGACACAGGAGCTGCTCAGTTGCTCTGCAAAG AAATCAAAGCCAACAACTCCAGATTCAGCGATAAAGCAGGAGACACACATGAAGATTCAGGACCATAAAGCTGTTCCAGCCCAGAAAGTCCAGAGTAAGCCAAGAGGGCCCATGACACAGAAGGTTCCCCCATGGCAAGAAGAGAACATTATG GTAAAATGCAGAGAGTGTGGGGCCTTTGGCCACACAGCAAGGAGCAGAAGGTGCCCAATCAAGTATGGCCAAAAGCTCCTAGATCCACAGCCTCTGGGagccaggaaggagaaagagaatcagGATCCTCGCAGGACACAGGGTCTCCAGAAACCAGGGCCCATAAGCCAGgccaagacagaaaagaaacctaGTCAAGTCACTGGACAGAG AGGTGATGAGCAGCAGAGGAAGGCTCCCTTCCAGAAACTCCCCATGGATCCACAGAGGAGGGGCCAGCACATCAACCTGGTT CATCCCAAGATGCCAGTGTTCAGTCCTGGAAACACAAAGAAGTCTGTGACCAACCAAATTCAGATTACTGTGTCACGTGCCAGAAAGTCTCCTGGGAAGCGGATGTGCCCTGGAAACCCTGGAGCCATCCAAAGCTCTGATGCCTCCTGCATCTTACCTTCCAGGCAGGAAGAAGGTCAGAACATGGCTgtccctggggtctcacagccagTGTTCAGGCAGGGTGGTGGAAACACAGCCTCACAAGACCTGCTGCATCAAAAGCTCCGGGGTGTCTCACATCAACAACCCATTGTGGTCCCTAAAAGGAATGGAGTCAGTGAAGCATTTCACACAGAGTCAGAAGCCCAGGGTCCCGGTGTGAAAACACAGCGCAGCCAGCATGCTGCCCTCCATCAGGGAAGACAGAACCCTGAACTTAGCTTCTGGACCCCAGGTGAGAAAGCTTCTTGGCAGCCCACACTGCCTAGCCAGAAATCCTCAAAGAGACTAAGAGTCAACTCTACCAGTGCACCAGAGGAGAGCAATGCAAGCACTGTTTTGAAGGCCTGCCGGGATAGGCAGTCTCTTCCCATTGCCAACAGACTTGGACTGAAAGATGCAGTGCCAGTGAGCAAGAAAATAGCAGCCCAGCTGCCCAGCACTGACCAAGAACAGCTACCAAGCAGGCCTGCTCTGGTCTCAGCCACACCCTATGCTGAGTCCTCTCAACCATCTACCAGCCATGCTGTACGCCAGTCCCTGAGAATGGTCTTTACTAGACTTAATGGTGACTGCTGGAGCTCCAGGTTCCTGACAGTGTCCCCAGCACTTGCCCATGAGAAGCAAACAGCTCCTTGGGAGGGCCCTGCCTTCCTGGAGAAAGGTGAAGCAGCACGCTCCCAGGTCCCAGTGAGTGTCCTCTATGAGGACCTTCAGGTCTCCTCCTCTTCAGAAGACAGTGATGGGCAGTGA